Sequence from the Fictibacillus arsenicus genome:
AAGCGAGCATCCTGGAACGGAAATCAGCCACTTTCAAGAGCAACATTGATTATAAAAGCAGGAGGTTTTTGAAATGGAAAGCGTAAAGATCAATACAGAATTTATAACGCTTCAACAGCTGCTGAAAACAACCGATGTCATCCAATCGGGCGGCATGGTAAAATGGTATTTAGCAGAACATGAAGTTCTTGTGAACGGAGAACATGAAACACGCCGGGGGAAAAAACTATATGCGGGTGATGTCGTGTCCATTCCAGATATAGGAGAGTTCAAGGTAACAACGGAATAGGGGGTATCCCTTTGCATATTGAAGAGCTTTATCTGAGGAACTACCGGAACTATAAAGATCAGTCTTTAAGATTTGAAAATAAGGTCAATGTTTTCCTTGGAGAAAATGCCCAGGGTAAAACGAATGTCATGGAATCGATCTATGTTTTGGCCATGGCGAGGTCTTATCGGACGTCAAAAGATAAAGAGTTAATAACTTGGGACGAAGAATATGCTAAAATAGAGGGTAGCATCAAAAAGAAAAACAGTTCTTTTGATTTGAGCCTCGTCATATCACAAAAAGGAAAAAAAGCGAAAATCAGCCGCATTGAACAGCGACGCTTAACAGATTACGTCGGACATTTTAATGTGGTCATGTTTGCACCTGAGGATTTAAATCTTGTAAAAGGCAGTCCGCAGGTGCGTCGTCGTTTTATTGACATGGAGATTGGCCAGGTAAACGCTGTTTATTTGAACGATTTATCTGTGTATCAAAAGATCCTGTCTCAGCGAAATTCTCTTTTAAGAGACATGTATCGAAATAAAAGCACCGAAAATATGACGATGCTTGAGATATTAACAGAACAGCTTATAGATAAAGCGGCAAGAATTACAATGAAACGCATGAAATACATGGAGAAGCTGCAAGGATGGGCAGAACCGATTCACCATGGCATATCGAGAGGGCTCGAAAGCTTAAAAATTCATTACAAACCTGCCGTAGAGGTATGCGATGAACCCGATTTGTCGAAAATGATAGAAGCGTTTCATTCGAAATTTGGTAAAATAAAAGAAAAAGAGATTGAACGGGGTACATCATTATTTGGACCCCATCGGGATGATCTGCTGTTTTCGGTAAATGGGAAAGATGTACAAACATTCGGTTCTCAAGGACAGCAGCGCACGACAGCTCTTTCACTGAAGCTCGCCGAAATCGATTTAATTCATTCAGAAGTTGGAGAATATCCTGTTCTGCTGCTGGATGATGTACTTTCTGAATTAGACGACTTCAGGCAATCTCATCTGTTAAATACCATCCAAGGGAAAGTTCAAACCTTTGTTACTACGACCAGTGTTGAAGGAATTCACCATGAAACATTGGAAAAGGCCGCAACCTATCAAGTTCATTCAGGCTCCATAGAACGTTTGAAATGAGGTGAGGGATTTGCTTTTGCATTTAGGTGATGAAGAAGTTATTCATTCTAAAGATGTACTAGCTATATTGGATATCAATGCGTTAAAGACTTCTGAGCTTGCGAAGGAATTTCTTAAAAAGCATGAAAAGAATCAGACATTGACCGATTTGAGCGGGAATGCTGCAAAATCCGTAATTATTACTGACAAAACGATTTATTTGTCTCCCCTTTCTGCCTCTACGTTAAAAAAGAGAGCCTCTGATCGCCTCGAACTTGAAAATGGCTGGAATATAAAATAAAGGTTTTATAAATAAAGCGTTTTTAAACCGGAATGAAGGTGAACCAATTGACGACTGAACAAAAGTTAGAGCATCAGCAAAATTATGATGAAAGTAATATCCAGGTACTTGAGGGGCTAGAAGCTGTCCGTAAACGTCCTGGGATGTATATTGGTGCAACAAATGTACGCGGTTTGCACCATCTTGTATGGGAGATCGTTGATAATTCAATCGATGAAGCGCTAGCAGGATACTGTGATACGATTCGCATTACGATTGAAGAGGACAACAGCATCACTGTAGAAGATAATGGACGCGGTATTCCTGTTGGTATGCATGAAAAAATGGGAAGACCAGCGCTGGAAGTTATCATGACTGTCCTGCATGCCGGCGGTAAATTCGGCGGCGGCGGATATAAAGTATCCGGAGGTCTCCATGGTGTAGGTGCATCCGTAGTTAACGCGCTGTCCACAATGCTTGAGGTTACTGTATCCCGTGATGGGAAACTGCATTATCAATCATATGAGCGCGGTGTACCGACTGCAGACTTGAAAATTATCGGCGAAACAGATAAGACGGGTACACGCACACACTTTAAGCCAGACCCAGAAATTTTTACTGAATCATTAGAATATGATTTCCCGACTCTTTCTAATCGTATTCGTGAACTTGCTTACCTGAACCGTGGTCTTCGCATCATTGCAGAAGATAAACGCGGGGAAGAGCCTGAAGTGAAGGAATACCACTATGAGGGCGGTATTAAGTCATACGTTGAGCATATTAACCGTACTCGCGGAGTACTTCATGAAGAGCCGATTTTTGTTGAAGGTGAAAAAGATGGCATCTCAGTAGAAATCGCGTTCCAATACAATGACAGCTATGCAAGCAATATCTATTCTTTTGCGAACAACATCAACACACACGAAGGCGGAACGCACGAATCTGGTTTTAAAACAGCTCTCACTCGTGTGATCAACGATTACGGCCGAAAGAATAACTTGTTTAAAGACAATGACACGAACCTTACTGGTGAAGATGTTCGTGAAGGGTTAACAGCGATTATTTCGATCAAGCACCCGGATCCGCAGTTTGAAGGGCAGACGAAAACAAAGCTTGGAAACTCTGAAGCAAGACAGATCACTGAATCTATTTTTTCTGAGACGTTCTCATCTTTCATGCTTGAGAACCCGGTTGTAGCAAAGGCAATCGTTGAAAAAGGTATGATGGCGCTGCGTGCACGTGTTGCTGCGAAAAAAGCGCGTGAACTTACGCGCCGCAAGAGTGCATTAGAGGTTTCTTCATTACCGGGGAAACTGGCAGATTGCTCTTCTAAAGATGCAAGCATCTCTGAACTGTACGTGGTTGAGGGTGACTCTGCCGGCGGATCTGCAAAACAGGGACGTGACCGGCACTTCCAAGCGATCTTGCCTCTTCGCGGTAAAATTATTAACGTTGAAAAAGCAAGACTGGATAAGATTCTTTCAAATAACGAAGTCCGTGCAATTATCACGGCTTTAGGTACAGGTATCGGCGACGAATTTGATATTACAAAAGCCCGTTACCATAAAATCATTATCATGACCGATGCCGATGTCGATGGTGCGCATATTCGTACACTGCTTTTAACATTCTTTTTCCGCTATATGCGCCCGATCATTGAACACGGATATATTTATATCGCTCAGCCGCCGCTTTATAAAGTGCAGCAAGGAAAGCGTATAGAATATGCATACAATGATAAAGAACTTGAGAAATTATTGGCTGAACTTCCGCAAATTCCAAAGCCGCAGCTGCAGCGCTATAAGGGTCTTGGTGAGATGAATCCTACCCAGCTGTGGGAAACGACAATGGATCCGGAAACACGTACATTGCTTCAAGTTGAAATGAAAGATGCAATGGCTGCTGACGAAACGTTTGAGATCTTGATGGGAGATAAAGTAGAACCCCGCCGTGATTTCATTCAAGAAAACGCACAGTACGTAAAGAATTTAGATATTTAGTTAAGAATGTTTCAGCATTTATTTTTAGGTGCTGAAGCTGAACATAGAAAATGCTGAAGCTGGACTAGGTCCAGTTTCGGTTCGTTTAAAAGCCGAATTAGGGGCTTTAAAAACCTGTTTTTCAAGAGGTTATGGAGGTAAAACGAATGTCTGAAATGGAACGTTCCCGGGTTAAAGAAATAAATATTAGTACGGAAATGCGTACATCTTTCATGGATTATGCCATGAGCGTTATCGTCAGCCGTGCATTGCCAGATGTACGTGACGGATTAAAGCCTGTTCACCGGCGTATTCTTTATGCCATGAACGATCTTGGTATGACAGCGGACAAAGCTTATAAAAAGTCTGCACGTATCGTTGGTGAAGTAATCGGTAAGTATCACCCTCACGGCGACTCTGCTGTATACGATACGATGGTTCGTATGGCTCAGGATTTCAACTTCCGCCACATGCTGATCGATGGCCACGGTAACTTCGGTTCTGTCGACGGCGACGCTGCGGCAGCTATGCGTTATACTGAGGCGCGTATGTCGAAGATCGCCATGGAAATGGTGCGAGACATCAACAAAGACACAATTGGCTACAAAGATAACTATGATGGATCTGAACAAGAACCGGTTGTATTGCCTGCACGTTTCCCAAATTTGCTCGTTAATGGTGCTGCTGGAATCGCGGTTGGTATGGCAACGAATATTCCGCCGCATCATCTTGGAGAAGTAATTGACGGAGTTTTAGCAGTAAGTGAAAATCCAGACATCACAATCCCTGAACTGATGGAAATTATTCCAGGCCCTGATTTTCCTACCGCAGGGGAAATTTTAGGACGTGAAGGAATTCGCAAGGCTTATCAAACCGGAAGAGGTTCAATTATTATCCGTGCAAAAGCCGAAATCGATGAAATGCCTAGCGGAAAGCAAGCAATCATCGTTACGGAGCTTCCTTACCAAGTAAACAAAGCCCGTCTCATTGAAAAAATTGCTGAACTGGTTCGTGATAAAAAGATTGAAGGTATCACAGACCTGCGTGATGAATCTGACCGAAACGGTATGCGTATCGTGATGGAAGTCCGCCGTGATGCGAATGCAAATGTTATTTTAAATAATTTATATAAACAAACAGCTCTTCAGACAAGCTTTGGTATCAACATGCTTGCACTTGTTGACGGGCAGCCGAAAGTTCTTAATATTAAAGAATTTCTTTACCATTACCTGAAGCATCAGCAAGTGATCATTCGCCGCCGTACGGAGTTTGACCTTAAGAAGGCTGAAGCAAGAGCTCATATTTTAGAAGGTCTGCGTATCGCACTTGATCACTTGGATGAAGTAATCGCATTGATCCGTGGTTCCAGAACGACTGACGTTGCTCGTGAAGGATTAATGGAGAAGTTTGAATTAAGCTATGAGCAGTCTCAAGCAATTCTAGACATGCGTTTGCAGCGTTTAACAGGTTTAGAGCGTGACAAGATCGAAAACGAATATAGTGAATTGGTTGCTTTAATCGCTGAATTAAGAGCGATTTTAGCAGATGAAGAGAAGATTCTTGAGATCATCCGCACCGAACTTATTGAAGTTAAAGAAAAATATGATAACCCAAGACGTACCATTATTTCGGTCGGATTCAACAGCATCGAGGACGAAGATTTAATTCCGCGTTCGAATATCGTAATCACGCTGACGAACAAAGGCTATATTAAGCGCCTTCCAATTTCCACTTACCGTTCACAGCGACGCGGCGGTAAAGGGATTCAAGGAATGGGCACTAGTGAAGATGATTTTGTTGAACAGCTGTTTACAACAAATACTCATAACTACATTCTGTTCTTTACGAATAAGGGGAAAGCTTACCGCTTAAAAGGTTACGAGATTCCTGAGTACGGAAGAACAGCCAAAGGTATTCCGATCATCAACCTGCTGCAGATCGAGCAAGGTGAGACCATTTCAGCTGTTATCCCTGTTGAGGATATGGAAAGTGATGAAATTTACCTTAACTTTATGACGAAACAGGGAATAACGAAACGTTCTCCATTATCTGCATACAGCAATATCCGCAAAGGTGGTCTGTTTGCTATTAATCTTCGGGATGAAGATGAACTGATGGGTGTACGTTTAACAGACGGTACGAAAGACATTATTGTCGGTACAAAACAAGGAATGTCTATCCGTTACCAGGAAACAGACGTAAGATCTATGGGACGAACAGCTACAGGTGTTAAAGCTATTACTCTAGGTGAAGATGATGCAGTTGTTGGAATGGAAGTATTGGATGAGACACAAGACATCCTGATCGTTACAACAAGAGGTTACGGCAAGCGTACACCGATGAGTGAATACCGTCTGCAGTCACGCGGCGGTAAAGGGATTAAAACAGTTAATATCACTGAAAAGAATGGTCCTGTCGTTACCTTGAAGACTGTAACGGATGAAGAAGACTTGATGATTATTACAGCTAAAGGAATCATCATCCGAATGAACATCTCTGGCATTTCGACAATGGGCCGAAATACGCAAGGTGTAAGATTGATGTCTATGAATGACAGCAATCATGTTGCTACGGTTGCCGTAGTAGAACGAGAAGAAGAAACAGAAGATGAACTGTTAGATGAAAATGGTGAACCTATCGTAACTGAAGGGCAAGAATCGCCAGCTTCTGAGAATGAATCTGAAGAGAACAACGAAGAGAATAACGAATAATTTCTTAAAAGAGGAAAATGAGTATACATTTTCCTCTTTTTTATATGTACAATTAAACTATGAATTTTCGGACAAAAGGAGTTTATTGTATTATGAAAGTTAAAACGAGTCAGGCAAAGATTGGCCAAATGCTGGTTCAAGATGTTTTCTCGATGACGAATCAGCCGATCGTTAATAAAAACACTGTATTAAATTCAGAACATTTAAGAGTACTTACTCGTTTTAATATAGAAGAGATTGATATCCTTCATGATTCAGGTTTCAACGCAAACAGCATAAAGGAAAATGCAGCAACTCCTGCTGCTAAACAAGAAGAGAAAACGTCTCTGCAGCTAAAAAAAGAAGATATCTCTTCATTTCCGAGCTTGTACCTGCAAACGGTCAAACGCTATAAGCAATTATTTACGAATTGGCAGTCAGGAAGCCCATTAGATATGCTGGAAGTTCGCCAAGCTGTTTTACAAGTTCTTGAAGAAGGTTCAAATTTTCCTAGAGAGATTTTATTGCTGCATCACTACGCCACAAGTGCAGATTATATTTATCACCATGCAATTTCTGTTGGGATATTGAGCACGTTTTTAGCAAAGAAACTTAATTATTCAAACGGAGACTGTATTCAAATAGGCCTTGCCGGGGTTTTATCTGATTGCGGAATGGCCAAAGTCCAGCCGTCAATTTTGAAAAAAAGCGGCGCGCTGTCCCCTGCAGAGTTTGATGAGGTTAAGAAACACACCATCCATGGATATAATATGCTTAAAAAAATCCCATCTATAAAAGAAGGGGTTTTGCTCGGTGTTCTGCAGCACCATGAGCGGGAAGACGGTTCAGGCTATCCGCTAAAAGTTCAAGGAAGCAAACTTCATCCATTCAGTAAAATACTTGCTGTAGCAGATGTGTACCTGGCGATGACAGCTGAACGTCCGTATCGAAGCAAGCAATCTCCATTCAAAGTACTCGAAATGATGATGAAGGATCAGTTTGGCAAGTTCGATCATCAAGTAATTCGTGCCCTGTTATCCGGCCTATCAACCTTCTCAACAGGCAGCCGTGTTAAACTTACTAATCATGAAGTAGCTGAAATTGTCTTCATTGAAGAAAGCCAGCCTACACGTCCGATGGTCAAATTAGACTCAACTGGTGAGTTCATCGCTTTAAAAACACGAAATGATCTCTTTATAGAAGAGCTTTTATCTTAGGATAGAAGCTTTTTTGTTTTAATGTATTGTAACCTGGCTTTATCCGTGGTAGACTAATCAAGCTGTCTTAAGAACAGCGCTGCAACACTTTAAGTTGATAACGAATTGATTTGAAAAAGTTTTAAAAAGTTATTGACTCTGACAGTTTAGCGTGGTATATTATTAAAGTCGCTAAAACAAGTGACGCAAACAAGTTCTTTGAAAACTGAACAAAAGCAAAGGTAAGGAATTAAGAATTAATTCCGTCAGTAACAAATTAGAGCAAGTCAAACACTTTTATGGAGAGTTTGATCCTGGCTCAGGATGAACGCTGGCGGCGTGCCTAATACATGCAAGTCGAGCGAATGAAGAGGAGTTTGCTCCTCTGATTTAGCGGCGGACGGGTGAGTAACACGTGGGTAATCTGCCTGTAAGACGGGGATAACTCCGGGAAACCGGGGCTAATACCGGATAATAAGAAGAAACGCATGTTTCTTTTTTGAAAGTCGGTTTCGGCTGACACTTACAGATGAGCCCGCGGCGCATTAGCTAGTTGGTGAGGTAACGGCTCACCAAGGCGACGATGCGTAGCCGACCTGAGAGGGTGATCGGCCACACTGGGACTGAGACACGGCCCAGACTCCTACGGGAGGCAGCAGTAGGGAATCTTCGGCAATGGGCGAAAGCCTGACCGAGCAACGCCGCGTGAGCGATGAAGGCCTTCGGGTCGTAAAGCTCTGTTGTTAGAGAAGAACAAGTACGAGAGTAACTGCTCGTACCTTGACGGTACCTAACCAGAAAGCCACGGCTAACTACGTGCCAGCAGCCGCGGTAATACGTAGGTGGCAAGCGTTATCCGGAATTATTGGGCGTAAAGCGCGCGCAGGCGGTCTCTTAAGTCTGATGTGAAAGCCCACGGCTCAACCGTGGAGGGTCATTGGAAACTGGGAGACTTGAGTGCAGGAGAGAAAAGTGGAATTCCACGTGTAGCGGTGAAATGCGTAGAGATGTGGAGGAACACCAGTGGCGAAGGCGGCTTTTTGGCCTGTAACTGACGCTGAGGCGCGAAAGCGTGGGGAGCAAACAGGATTAGATACCCTGGTAGTCCACGCCGTAAACGATGAGTGCTAGGTGTTGGGGGGTTCCACCCTCAGTGCTGAAGTTAACACATTAAGCACTCCGCCTGGGGAGTACGACCGCAAGGTTGAAACTCAAAGGAATTGACGGGGGCCCGCACAAGCAGTGGAGCATGTGGTTTAATTCGAAGCAACGCGAAGAACCTTACCAGGTCTTGACATCCTCTGATCACTCTAGAGATAGAGCTTTCCCCTTCGGGGGACAGAGTGACAGGTGGTGCATGGTTGTCGTCAGCTCGTGTCGTGAGATGTTGGGTTAAGTCCCGCAACGAGCGCAACCCTTGACCTTAGTTGCCAGCATTCAGTTGGGCACTCTAAGGTGACTGCCGGTGACAAACCGGAGGAAGGTGGGGATGACGTCAAATCATCATGCCCCTTATGACCTGGGCTACACACGTGCTACAATGGATGGTACAAAGGGTTGCGAAGCCGCGAGGCCAAGCCAATCCCAAAAAGCCATTCTCAGTTCGGATTGTAGGCTGCAACTCGCCTACATGAAGCCGGAATTGCTAGTAATCGCGGATCAGCATGCCGCGGTGAATACGTTCCCGGGCCTTGTACACACCGCCCGTCACACCACGAGAGTTTGTAACACCCGAAGTCGGTGGGGTAACCCTTTTGGGAGCCAGCCGCCGAAGGTGGGACAGATGATTGGGGTGAAGTCGTAACAAGGTAGCCGTATCGGAAGGTGCGGCTGGATCACCTCCTTTCTATGGAGATTATGAAACAGCTTCGACTGTTTCGTAAGTACACCTTTTGCCTTTTGTTCAGTTTTGAGAGAACTCTCTCTCAACTAAATAACACTTTTCTAAGATTTTTTATGAAAGGGTTATTTTATATGTTCTTTGAAAACTAGATATCGACATCCAAACAAAGTAATGCAAGGCAGATAGATTATTTATCTGCGCCAAAGCAAGAATCTTTGATGTGTAAACATCATATAAGGTTAAGCTAGAAAGGGCGCACGGTGGATGCCTTGGCACTAGGAGCCGAAGAAGGACGGGACGAACACCGATATGCCTCGGGGAGCTGTAAGTAAGCACTGATCCGGGGATTTCCGAATGGGGGAACCCACCATCCGTAATGGGATGGTATCCATATCTGAATACATAGGGTATGAGAAGGCAGACCCGGGGAACTGAAACATCTAAGTACCCGGAGGAAGAGAAAGCAAATGCGATTTCCTGAGTAGCGGCGAGCGAAACGGAAACAGCCCAAACCAGAGGGCTTGCCCTCTGGGGTTGTAGGACACTCTACATGGAGTTACAAAGGAACGAAGTAGGTGAAGCGGTCTGGAAAGGCCCGCCAAAGAAGGTAACAGCCCTGTAGCTGAAACTTCGTTCCCTCCTGAGTGGATCCTGAGTACGGCGGGACACGTGAAACCCCGTCGGAATCCGGGAGGACCATCTCCCAAGGCTAAATACTCCCTAGTGACCGATAGTGAACCAGTACCGTGAGGGAAAGGGGAAAAGCACCCCGGAAGGGGAGTGAAAGAGATCCTGAAACCGTGTGCCTACAAGTAGTCGGAGCCCATTAACGGGTGACGGCGTGCCTTTTGTAGAATGAACCGGCGAGTTACGATCCCGTGCAAGGTTAAGTTGAATAGACGGAGCCGCAGCGAAAGCGAGTCTGAATAGGGCGACATAGTACGTGGTCGTAGACCCGAAACCGTGTGATCTACCCATGTCCAGGGTGAAGTTCAGGTAACACTGAATGGAGGCCCGAACCCACGCACGTTGAAAAGTGCGGGGATGAGGTGTGGGTAGGGGTGAAATGCCAATCGAACACGGAGATAGCTGGTTCTCCCCGAAATAGCTTTAGGGCTAGCCTCGCGGCAAGATTCCTGGAGGTAGAGCACTGATTGGACTAGGGGCCCCCACAGGGTTACCGAATTCAGTCAAACTCCGAATGCCAGAGAATTATCCGCGGGAGTCAGACTGCGAGTGATAAGATCCGTAGTCAAAAGGGAAACAGCCCAGACCATCAGCTAAGGTCCCAAAGTATACGTTAAGTGGCAAAGGATGTGGAGTTGCCCAGACAACCAGGATGTTGGCTTAGAAGCAGCCACCATTTAAAGAGTGCGTAATAGCTCACTGGTCGAGTGACTCTGCGCCGAAAATGTAACGGGGCTAAACGTATCACCGAAGCTATGGCTTGTACCTTTAGGGACAGGGGTAGGGGAGCGTTCGAAGTGCAGTGAAGTCAGACCGGAAGGACTGGTGGAGCGCTTTGAAGTGAGAATGCCGGTATGAGTAGCGAAAGACAAGTGAGAATCTTGTCCATCGAAAGCCTAAGGTTTCCTGAGGAAGGCTCGTCCGCTCAGGGTTAGTCGGGGCCTAAGCCGAGGCTGAAAAGCGTAGGCGATGGATAACAGGTTGATATTCCTGTACCACCTCCTTTCCGTTTGAACAATGGGGGGACGCAGTAAGGTAGGGTGAGCGCACTGATGGAATAGTGCGTCTAAGCAGTTAGGCTGTTGGATAGGCAAATCCGTCCAACGTGAAGGCTGAGCTGTGATGGCGAGGGAAATTTTAGTACCGAAGTCCCTGATCCTACACTGCCAAGAAAAGCCTCTAGTGAGGAAAGAGGTGCCCGTACCGCAAACCGACACAGGTAGGCGAGGAGAGAATCCTAAGATGATCGGGAGAACTCTCGTTAAGGAACTCGGCAAAATGACCCCGTAACTTCGGGAGAAGGGGTGCTCTGATAGGGTTTATCGCCCGAGAGAGCCGCAGTGAATAGATCCAAGCGACTGTTTAGCAAAAACACAGGTCTCTGCGAAACCGCAAGGTGAAGTATAGGGGCTGACACCTGCCCGGTGCTGGAAGGTTAAGAGGAGGGGTTATCCCTTACGGGAGAAGCTCTGAATTGAAGCCCCAGTAAACGGCGGCCGTAACTATAACGGTCCTAAGGTAGCGAAATTCCTTGTCGGGTAAGTTCCGACCCGCACGAAAGGTGTAACGACTTGGATACTGTCTCAACGAGAGACCCGGTGAAATTATAGTACCTGTGAAGATGCAGGTTACCCGCGACAGGACGGAAAGACCCCATGGAGCTTTACTGCAGCTTGATATTGGATTTTGGTACAGCTTGTACAGGATAGGTAGGAGCCTGAGAAGCCGGAGCGCCAGCTTCGGTGGAGGCGTCGGTGGGATACTACCCTGGCTGTATTGAAATTCTAACCTTGAACCGTGATCCGGTTCGGAGACAGTGTCAGGCGGGCAGTTTGACTGGGGCGGTCGCCTCCTAAACAGTAACGGAGGCGCCCAAAGGTTCCCTCAGAATGGTTGGAAATCATTCGCAGAG
This genomic interval carries:
- the yaaA gene encoding S4 domain-containing protein YaaA, which encodes MESVKINTEFITLQQLLKTTDVIQSGGMVKWYLAEHEVLVNGEHETRRGKKLYAGDVVSIPDIGEFKVTTE
- the recF gene encoding DNA replication/repair protein RecF (All proteins in this family for which functions are known are DNA-binding proteins that assist the filamentation of RecA onto DNA for the initiation of recombination or recombinational repair.), encoding MHIEELYLRNYRNYKDQSLRFENKVNVFLGENAQGKTNVMESIYVLAMARSYRTSKDKELITWDEEYAKIEGSIKKKNSSFDLSLVISQKGKKAKISRIEQRRLTDYVGHFNVVMFAPEDLNLVKGSPQVRRRFIDMEIGQVNAVYLNDLSVYQKILSQRNSLLRDMYRNKSTENMTMLEILTEQLIDKAARITMKRMKYMEKLQGWAEPIHHGISRGLESLKIHYKPAVEVCDEPDLSKMIEAFHSKFGKIKEKEIERGTSLFGPHRDDLLFSVNGKDVQTFGSQGQQRTTALSLKLAEIDLIHSEVGEYPVLLLDDVLSELDDFRQSHLLNTIQGKVQTFVTTTSVEGIHHETLEKAATYQVHSGSIERLK
- the remB gene encoding extracellular matrix regulator RemB; this encodes MLLHLGDEEVIHSKDVLAILDINALKTSELAKEFLKKHEKNQTLTDLSGNAAKSVIITDKTIYLSPLSASTLKKRASDRLELENGWNIK
- the gyrB gene encoding DNA topoisomerase (ATP-hydrolyzing) subunit B yields the protein MKVNQLTTEQKLEHQQNYDESNIQVLEGLEAVRKRPGMYIGATNVRGLHHLVWEIVDNSIDEALAGYCDTIRITIEEDNSITVEDNGRGIPVGMHEKMGRPALEVIMTVLHAGGKFGGGGYKVSGGLHGVGASVVNALSTMLEVTVSRDGKLHYQSYERGVPTADLKIIGETDKTGTRTHFKPDPEIFTESLEYDFPTLSNRIRELAYLNRGLRIIAEDKRGEEPEVKEYHYEGGIKSYVEHINRTRGVLHEEPIFVEGEKDGISVEIAFQYNDSYASNIYSFANNINTHEGGTHESGFKTALTRVINDYGRKNNLFKDNDTNLTGEDVREGLTAIISIKHPDPQFEGQTKTKLGNSEARQITESIFSETFSSFMLENPVVAKAIVEKGMMALRARVAAKKARELTRRKSALEVSSLPGKLADCSSKDASISELYVVEGDSAGGSAKQGRDRHFQAILPLRGKIINVEKARLDKILSNNEVRAIITALGTGIGDEFDITKARYHKIIIMTDADVDGAHIRTLLLTFFFRYMRPIIEHGYIYIAQPPLYKVQQGKRIEYAYNDKELEKLLAELPQIPKPQLQRYKGLGEMNPTQLWETTMDPETRTLLQVEMKDAMAADETFEILMGDKVEPRRDFIQENAQYVKNLDI
- the gyrA gene encoding DNA gyrase subunit A, coding for MSEMERSRVKEINISTEMRTSFMDYAMSVIVSRALPDVRDGLKPVHRRILYAMNDLGMTADKAYKKSARIVGEVIGKYHPHGDSAVYDTMVRMAQDFNFRHMLIDGHGNFGSVDGDAAAAMRYTEARMSKIAMEMVRDINKDTIGYKDNYDGSEQEPVVLPARFPNLLVNGAAGIAVGMATNIPPHHLGEVIDGVLAVSENPDITIPELMEIIPGPDFPTAGEILGREGIRKAYQTGRGSIIIRAKAEIDEMPSGKQAIIVTELPYQVNKARLIEKIAELVRDKKIEGITDLRDESDRNGMRIVMEVRRDANANVILNNLYKQTALQTSFGINMLALVDGQPKVLNIKEFLYHYLKHQQVIIRRRTEFDLKKAEARAHILEGLRIALDHLDEVIALIRGSRTTDVAREGLMEKFELSYEQSQAILDMRLQRLTGLERDKIENEYSELVALIAELRAILADEEKILEIIRTELIEVKEKYDNPRRTIISVGFNSIEDEDLIPRSNIVITLTNKGYIKRLPISTYRSQRRGGKGIQGMGTSEDDFVEQLFTTNTHNYILFFTNKGKAYRLKGYEIPEYGRTAKGIPIINLLQIEQGETISAVIPVEDMESDEIYLNFMTKQGITKRSPLSAYSNIRKGGLFAINLRDEDELMGVRLTDGTKDIIVGTKQGMSIRYQETDVRSMGRTATGVKAITLGEDDAVVGMEVLDETQDILIVTTRGYGKRTPMSEYRLQSRGGKGIKTVNITEKNGPVVTLKTVTDEEDLMIITAKGIIIRMNISGISTMGRNTQGVRLMSMNDSNHVATVAVVEREEETEDELLDENGEPIVTEGQESPASENESEENNEENNE
- a CDS encoding HD-GYP domain-containing protein, translating into MKVKTSQAKIGQMLVQDVFSMTNQPIVNKNTVLNSEHLRVLTRFNIEEIDILHDSGFNANSIKENAATPAAKQEEKTSLQLKKEDISSFPSLYLQTVKRYKQLFTNWQSGSPLDMLEVRQAVLQVLEEGSNFPREILLLHHYATSADYIYHHAISVGILSTFLAKKLNYSNGDCIQIGLAGVLSDCGMAKVQPSILKKSGALSPAEFDEVKKHTIHGYNMLKKIPSIKEGVLLGVLQHHEREDGSGYPLKVQGSKLHPFSKILAVADVYLAMTAERPYRSKQSPFKVLEMMMKDQFGKFDHQVIRALLSGLSTFSTGSRVKLTNHEVAEIVFIEESQPTRPMVKLDSTGEFIALKTRNDLFIEELLS